A DNA window from Stutzerimonas stutzeri contains the following coding sequences:
- a CDS encoding PspA/IM30 family protein, with translation MNVWSKLLTALRGGVNEAGEAVVDSQALRILDQEIRNADSELRKAKEALAEIMAKQKLAAERVNKATTAISEYEQYALKALEAGDEPLAKEVAAKIANLEAEQIAEREQADNYAESVAQLRKAVSQAEAHIKRLKQQVDTVKATESVQKAQMAVAQRYGGSQAKLHTAVESLERIKHQQAERAAKMEATAELAQASSVDESLDAKLRAAGIVADNASADSVLARLKDKAKG, from the coding sequence ATGAATGTATGGAGCAAGCTGCTTACCGCTCTGCGCGGTGGTGTCAATGAGGCGGGCGAAGCGGTAGTGGATAGCCAAGCGCTGCGTATTCTTGATCAGGAAATACGCAATGCCGATTCCGAGTTGCGCAAAGCCAAGGAAGCGCTGGCCGAAATAATGGCCAAGCAGAAGTTGGCTGCTGAGCGTGTCAACAAGGCTACTACAGCGATCAGCGAATACGAACAGTATGCGTTGAAGGCCCTTGAGGCCGGTGATGAGCCGTTGGCCAAAGAAGTTGCCGCAAAGATTGCCAATCTTGAGGCTGAGCAGATAGCCGAGCGCGAACAGGCCGATAACTATGCTGAGAGCGTGGCGCAACTGCGCAAGGCCGTCAGTCAGGCGGAAGCACATATCAAGCGGCTCAAGCAGCAGGTTGATACGGTCAAGGCTACGGAGAGTGTGCAGAAGGCCCAGATGGCCGTCGCCCAGCGCTACGGCGGCTCGCAGGCCAAGTTGCACACCGCGGTTGAGTCGCTCGAGCGGATCAAGCATCAACAGGCCGAGCGCGCAGCGAAGATGGAGGCAACGGCCGAGCTGGCGCAAGCGTCCAGCGTCGACGAATCACTTGACGCCAAATTGCGCGCCGCGGGGATCGTTGCCGACAACGCCAGTGCAGACAGCGTGCTCGCACGCTTGAAGGACAAAGCCAAGGGCTGA